The following proteins are co-located in the Thermosinus carboxydivorans Nor1 genome:
- a CDS encoding undecaprenyl-diphosphate phosphatase, with protein MHENWIAVIIGIVEGLTEFLPISSTGHMILAGSLLGFEGEKASVFEVFIQLGAILSVFILYRDKFLQMLDIRRLRITGGLSAAHVAAGILPVMAVGYLLHKPIKTYLFSPFTVIVGLVAGGVLMLVAEKLARRPVTRDVEDITLQQAFLVGLFQILSLWPGFSRSGSTIAGGLFFGLSRKAAAEFSFIIAVPLMLVACLYDLLKIWDKLNMGDIQLFAIGFVTAFVVAYLSIVWFLGFLNKSSLAAFAYYRFILAGLSYYYFFLR; from the coding sequence ATGCACGAAAACTGGATTGCCGTTATCATCGGCATTGTTGAAGGATTAACGGAATTTTTGCCTATTTCATCGACAGGGCATATGATTTTGGCCGGATCGTTGCTGGGGTTTGAAGGGGAGAAAGCCAGCGTCTTTGAAGTTTTTATCCAGCTTGGGGCTATTTTATCGGTCTTTATTCTTTATCGCGATAAGTTCTTGCAGATGCTGGACATTAGGCGCCTGCGCATTACCGGCGGACTGTCAGCCGCTCATGTTGCCGCCGGCATCCTGCCGGTGATGGCGGTTGGCTATCTCCTGCACAAACCGATTAAAACCTATTTGTTTTCCCCTTTCACCGTAATTGTTGGTTTGGTGGCCGGTGGCGTGCTGATGCTGGTTGCCGAGAAACTGGCCAGACGGCCGGTGACGCGCGATGTGGAGGATATCACACTCCAGCAAGCCTTTTTGGTGGGACTATTTCAAATCCTCTCGCTGTGGCCAGGGTTTTCCCGCTCTGGCTCTACCATTGCCGGCGGTTTATTCTTCGGTTTGAGCCGGAAGGCGGCGGCGGAGTTTTCCTTTATCATCGCGGTGCCGCTTATGCTGGTGGCCTGTCTGTATGATTTGCTCAAAATATGGGATAAGCTGAATATGGGTGATATTCAGCTATTCGCTATCGGTTTTGTCACCGCCTTCGTCGTGGCCTACCTGTCAATTGTGTGGTTTCTGGGCTTTCTTAACAAATCCAGTCTTGCGGCCTTTGCTTATTACCGCTTTATTCTCGCCGGTTTGTCCTACTACTATTTCTTTTTGCGTTAA
- a CDS encoding DUF421 domain-containing protein gives MENLGGTAFHAIAGMLALLFIWLVMGNRQIGEFTSFDFLVSITAGAILGAGIADPRIELSRTLVVLIILALMQVVISWLTLKFRKVQRKLSYQPVVLVENGQIIKANLRKTKMTVEMLLGLLRDRGCFDITEVELAILEPHGQVSVLKKAEFQPVTPRHLNLSVPPNRVMVPVILEGDLQESVLARLGLSLQDIDNFRRQHKDKIDGVFVAFMDQDHRLYIMPADVREKNVFLH, from the coding sequence ATGGAAAATTTGGGCGGGACGGCTTTTCACGCCATCGCTGGCATGCTGGCGCTGCTCTTTATCTGGCTGGTCATGGGCAACCGACAGATTGGCGAATTTACCTCTTTTGACTTTCTTGTATCAATCACGGCCGGCGCCATCCTAGGGGCCGGTATTGCCGACCCGCGCATTGAGCTCAGCCGTACTTTAGTAGTCCTTATAATTTTGGCCTTGATGCAGGTTGTCATCAGCTGGCTAACCCTTAAGTTCCGCAAGGTCCAGCGCAAACTAAGCTACCAGCCGGTGGTGCTGGTTGAAAACGGGCAAATAATCAAGGCCAATCTCCGCAAAACCAAGATGACGGTGGAAATGCTGCTTGGGCTCTTAAGGGACCGGGGCTGTTTTGATATCACCGAGGTAGAGTTGGCCATTTTGGAACCGCACGGCCAGGTGAGCGTTTTGAAAAAAGCCGAGTTTCAGCCGGTCACGCCCCGCCACCTTAACCTAAGCGTACCACCTAACCGTGTCATGGTTCCCGTTATTCTGGAAGGAGACCTGCAGGAGAGCGTTTTGGCGCGCCTGGGTTTATCCCTGCAAGACATTGATAACTTTCGCCGGCAGCATAAAGATAAAATTGATGGGGTTTTCGTAGCCTTTATGGACCAAGACCACCGGCTGTACATTATGCCTGCCGATGTTAGGGAAAAAAACGTCTTTTTGCACTAA
- a CDS encoding peroxiredoxin produces the protein MVKRLPDFRLPTTKNLETLDHVAQLSDYQGKWLVLFFYPLDFTFVUPTEIRGFNTRLGEFRRLNAEILGVSTDSVFSHRAWIKTPVDDGGLGPIDYPLGSDITREVSRAYGVLLEDKGIAQRGLFIIDPDGIIQYFVVTNLDVGRSVEETLRVLQALQTRGLCPLDWKPGDKLL, from the coding sequence TTGGTCAAAAGGCTGCCTGATTTTCGTTTGCCGACTACCAAAAACCTGGAGACGCTCGACCATGTGGCGCAGCTGTCTGATTATCAGGGAAAATGGCTTGTTCTCTTTTTCTATCCCCTTGACTTCACCTTTGTCTGACCGACGGAAATCAGAGGGTTTAATACCCGGTTAGGCGAGTTTCGTCGGCTCAATGCGGAAATTTTGGGAGTTAGTACCGACAGTGTTTTCAGCCATCGGGCCTGGATTAAGACTCCGGTCGATGACGGCGGCCTTGGGCCAATTGACTACCCGCTGGGCTCTGACATTACGCGGGAAGTATCCCGGGCCTACGGTGTACTGCTGGAAGATAAGGGTATTGCCCAGCGCGGTCTATTTATAATTGACCCCGATGGTATTATCCAGTATTTCGTAGTGACCAACCTGGATGTAGGCCGTAGTGTGGAGGAAACGCTGCGGGTGCTCCAGGCTCTGCAGACTCGGGGGCTGTGTCCGCTGGACTGGAAACCGGGCGATAAATTGCTATAA
- the sigH gene encoding RNA polymerase sporulation sigma factor SigH — protein MRANTQRDLYSRFENMTDEEIVIDAKDNDNAVAQEYLINKYRNFVRAKARSYFLIGADREDIIQEGMIGLYKAIRDFRNDKLSSFRAFAELCVTRQIITAIKTATRQKHIPLNSYVSLNKPIYDEDSDRTLLDVLSGSKISDPEELVISREEFIDIEAKMGQILSDLEWKVLMSYLDGKSYQEIASELDRHVKSIDNALQRVKRKLERYLDNRGDDDEVRGVYKGLTGLKDRDNKQGEPLDDE, from the coding sequence ATGCGGGCAAATACTCAGCGCGACCTGTATAGTCGTTTTGAGAATATGACCGATGAAGAAATAGTGATTGACGCCAAGGACAACGATAACGCAGTCGCACAGGAGTATTTAATCAATAAATACCGCAACTTCGTTCGAGCCAAGGCCAGGTCTTACTTCCTGATCGGCGCCGACCGCGAAGATATTATTCAGGAAGGTATGATCGGGTTATATAAGGCCATCCGCGATTTCCGTAATGACAAGCTCTCGTCCTTCAGGGCATTTGCCGAACTATGCGTAACTCGCCAGATCATCACGGCCATCAAGACGGCAACCCGTCAAAAGCATATCCCGCTGAATTCATATGTATCGTTGAATAAGCCGATATATGATGAAGACTCCGACCGGACCCTTCTCGACGTGTTGTCCGGCTCCAAGATTTCTGACCCGGAAGAGTTGGTGATCAGCCGGGAAGAGTTTATTGATATTGAGGCCAAGATGGGGCAAATCTTGAGCGACCTGGAATGGAAAGTGCTTATGTCTTACCTGGACGGCAAGTCCTATCAGGAAATCGCCAGCGAACTGGACCGCCATGTAAAGTCGATTGACAACGCGTTGCAGCGGGTCAAGCGGAAACTGGAACGTTATCTGGACAACCGCGGCGATGATGACGAAGTCCGCGGCGTGTATAAGGGTCTGACCGGTCTAAAGGATCGGGATAACAAACAGGGTGAACCCCTTGATGACGAATGA
- a CDS encoding NYN domain-containing protein, with protein MNTTLIVDGYNVINAWPELAALKEDSLEHAREKLLEILAGYGAYKGYRVIIVFDAHAVAGMESVEQITPDLEVVYTSEGQTADSYIEKMVYYLVRQGHRVYVVTSDWAEQMVILGAGAFRIPARELWQNVQEMKRDVADKYGETVLTYRRHELGSRLNHEVVRRLNELRRGR; from the coding sequence GTGAATACCACGCTGATTGTGGACGGTTACAATGTTATTAACGCCTGGCCGGAACTTGCGGCGCTGAAAGAGGATAGCCTGGAGCATGCCCGGGAGAAGTTGCTGGAAATCCTGGCAGGATACGGCGCCTATAAAGGCTATCGCGTTATCATCGTATTTGATGCCCACGCGGTGGCAGGAATGGAGAGTGTGGAGCAGATTACTCCAGACCTGGAAGTAGTTTATACCAGTGAGGGGCAAACAGCCGACAGTTACATTGAAAAGATGGTTTATTATCTCGTGCGCCAGGGACACCGCGTCTATGTAGTCACCTCCGACTGGGCAGAGCAGATGGTCATCCTGGGGGCAGGCGCCTTTCGGATACCTGCCCGGGAATTATGGCAGAATGTCCAGGAGATGAAACGGGATGTTGCCGATAAATATGGCGAGACGGTGCTGACTTACCGGCGGCATGAATTAGGCAGCCGGCTAAATCATGAGGTGGTGCGCCGCTTGAACGAACTGCGGCGCGGCCGCTAG